In Lolium rigidum isolate FL_2022 chromosome 7, APGP_CSIRO_Lrig_0.1, whole genome shotgun sequence, the DNA window TGTTGGTTATGTGGCTCGACTCGCACGCAACCTATGCACGTACGCAACTATAGCCTATGCAGGTGAGTCATGCAAAGATAATTCAATTTGGTGATTCTGGCCATATGCCTCATGCATGGTTACTGATGCCCTTCCTCTCTTTCTCCTCGAAGCATATCAATTTCTAATATTTTGAATGCTTTGTTTTAAGACCTGAACATGAGGTTATTGCACTGCAATTCAAACGGATTTTGTTCAGGTTAGTATTTGGATTATCATTCCCCCCCAATTTTACAAGTTTGGATTATATAATTACAAGCTAGGATTGTATGATATGTTATTTCTATGGTTTGAACAACCTGCCTCTTAAAACCTGCATGCTTATTAATACTTCCTTTTTTTAGAATATTCTATTTTGTAATTAAGGGTTGGTGCGATGAATTTGTTAGCCTGACCTACAATTTTGGTATCATGTATTTTATACATTTATTCCTGATTTCAGAGTTTTACAATGGAAAGTTTGGATTAGCCTTCTTCCACAGTTTTTTACATTGAGATTATAATCGTAGGAGAGGGTGTCGGGATGCGCTTTTCGCCAGGTCTGCCATGTTTTTGTGCTCTGTCTCCTATCTGGAGCTAAACTTTTTAAGAAAGCAATGCACTCATTTTATGCTACATAGTTTGTACTACATATTTCTGTTTGGTTGTCCAAGTAGTATATTGAGCCTTAAGTAGCACCACAAGATAATTGTCATTACCCTCTAGCAATTGAAATGGTTTTGTTTTACTCGCGTTGTTTCTTTATATATTTTCTAATGATTTAACATGACCTTTTTCCTCTGTATTGTCATCATaatttctatttcatattttattcctgCAATTTATGTTATCTTCACTTAGGACACTTCCTTATGCATATGGTCAACGAAATGTTCCTTCAGAGGTCATCATACCCTTGGGGCGCTATTTGTTGTGTTTTTTTTGCTCTTAGGCCATGTCGATCCTATTTTCATTCCCCTGCTATGTGCTATGAAAATATATGTTCGGGCCTCACACCATTTATCTCTTAGTGAGCTGTTGCATCTTCTATTTTGCTGCTTCGTTCCTATTTGCTACTTCGGTGCTTTTTCCCTAGCCAAAGCCAGGGATTTACTTTGTAGCTGAACTTAAGTTCATCAAATAACGAGGCCATTATACATTTTAATTTACACTACGGTCATAGTGATGTTAAACTCATGTGTTCCAAAGGACAGGCCGTTGACCTTGAGATGATTTCAGTTTTTTTTATTGCAAGTTCAGATATATATTTTTTACAATGATTTTCTTTTAAAGAATTAATTAGAAAATTATTTGCTTATTTTATTTTCAGTAGTGTTTACAACTTCATACTTATATTGCTGTTGCTATTTTTTTTACGCAGAGCATCGGCCTGAAAATTAGGCCTTTATCTCCCATCTACTCTTAGATAGAGATAGAGAAAGACCATTCGCAGAGTTGCACTTACCTTTTTATGATGCCCAAATTTATGCTTAGAAAGGTAACACTTTTTTATTGGGTGGTATTAGTATATAATGTTACCGAATGGTCCTTCTCTATCTAAGCTTTGATGTGCGTGTGCTTTTTCAAACTTGGCGAGTACATTAGAAAAGGAAATATCTACTAGGGTTATTTCTGTTAAAATGGTTACAGAGAATAAGAGAAAGTATATATTACATATGCCTATATATTTTCTTATTTCTTTTTAGAAGTTGACTAGAAAGTGGATATGTTCACTGCTTATTTCTCTAGACATTTGAGTTCACTTTATCATTTGGTTGGTCTACGTGGTACTCAGAACTTAAGCCTATCTACCATGAATCTGTTTCTTGATGTTTACTCTGCTGGACTGAGAAATGAACTTTCAGTGAGTTGTTTGTTTTTTACCAGCTGTTATCATCTCCTGCAGCCCTTAGTGTCATGGTTGTGTTGTTCTCAACCTGCCTGTTGTCCCATGTAGTCCTTCTTTCTTCAGTATTTTGCAGCATCCCTACATCAGTGTGTATGGATGTATCACCGCATGGCCAAAACTGTTGACCGGGAGTACTATAGATGGTGTACTCAATTCAGAAATGAGCCTATCGTGTTGGCATGCTCTGCTATTGTAGCGTACCTGCGAAACTTTGGAAGACCTGGTAATTAAGTAATCCAGGATGTTAAAACTTTCCCTAATGAATATTCTCATGCTCtgctgagagagaaaaatatgagcTCCTTATTACAGAAGTGTTGTCTCTACTAATGCTACATTATATCATTGACATAACTTTATCAATCATGGTTATCACCTCTGAGAGCTATATGTGGCTAATTAACATTTTTCCAACAATAAACAATGATCAACTATACATTCGGTtgtattttttgtgtgtgtttctgtACTTAAATTGTAGTGGGAATATTGCAAGAACTTGCAGATACACATCTTTACACCGTCAAATCGGTGCACAGCATTTCACCTATTGGTGAGTAAATTAAGTTTGTGTATGACCAATTGACCATTCTATGTGATGTTTGTAGATACATGGACCACTTATCAGAAAACTTAGAGCATGTGCATGACCAATTGACCATTCTATGTGATGTTATTTCTTCCTGTTTTCAGATGCACATCTCTTCGATATTAATGTAGAACGGTCATTTTGCTTTAACCGTCACGTAATAACATCCTCTTAGCTGCTTGTAATGGGACCATTGGTGACGTTTTGAAATCCTTCTCGTGTGTTTCTAGGAATTAAAATGCTCATTACAAAAAGGCTTTTTGAATAAATTGAGCAATTTTTTTTGTAAGAAGTTCCAACAGATTTCGCCAGTTGGTTCCAGTATAGTAAAAAATGCAAATTATCCAGTCTAAGTAAATTTTAATGTTTACTGTTCTCTTCTGTATCTGCATGCTATGATAGTGGTAACTATAAGTTCCTTTTCACTTGGACAAACTAGGCAAGGATCTATGAACATTACCATTTATGAATATGAAAGGAACTTGGAATCAGCTTCTAACCAAAGAAATGATCTGACTGAGATACACAGGGCTGATATTGTTTCGACAATTTATGATGTCCTCAAGGAAGATCTGTCACGTGATTCTGATAGACATGATGGATATCGCCGTTTTTGGAGATTTCAGAAGATGTAACATTTAATTTTCTCACAAAGTTTGGCCATACATTATATCAACTGAATATGTTACTATAAAAGCTGACTATATATGGCATTCGTTCAGTAAATATGTGTCCTTAATTGAAGGagtgttttttattttattgtagACGTTCTGTCGCCCCCCTCCCCCACAGATGGCGGGCAAGGTTGTTACTCTATTTGAGCCGAAGGATGTTGACACATTCATAATTGCTTTTTATGTCCTATGGTTGCTCGAAAGAGGAGGGATGCTCATACTTTTATCTTTAAGAGTGCTCTTTATTCTGTTATGGTGAGTTTTGATTACGGGGTTTAGAATTGGCTATCCCAAATAGCCAATTGGTGTGACCTCTTATAGCAAATGGACCATCACCACCAAATGGTTTGTTTGCAGGAGTAAAATATTTGTTGTAGTTTTAATCGATCTACAGTTTCcattcttattttcttcaaaaaaaaatcccGTATTTAAAGTCGTTACATGTTGGCCTCTGCTTCATCTTGTGCAGCTGAAAAGGACACACGTAAGATTCTATTTTTGTTTGATTCTAAGTCTCTAACTATGTTGTATATTGAAAAGAATTGAGGTTAGGAGTCCTGCCATTGGAGAAGCTATTGCATTGGGAGCAGCAGTAGATTATCTGTCACAATTCGGCATGCTGAGGATTCATGAGTATGAGGTTAGTTTAAATTATTTTATTGATTTACCTCCCTTCAATATTTTCTTTGGAAGTCTGCATTTCTGTTGATAGGATTGTGCTTATTCTACTCTCCGAAAGGAGTCAGGAAACAATCTCTATGGTAGCGCCTCACTTCGTTTTTTCATCCAGAAAGAGTTGGGGATGTATCTTTACGAGACATATCCATGCGAGACTAGATATGAATTCAACGAAGCTAATCAGTTCCTTGGGTACTATGGGTTAGATGAAGATGAATTGATCCGTTGAGACTGAGGTCTACGACAATAACTCTGACGGACTGCCTATGAATTATCAAGAAAGTTTTCCTTCTATGCTAGCTACTCCGTACTTATGATGTTTCGTTATGCGTAGTGATCTCTGTGATAATCATGTCATTCAAGTTTGATGTTTCGTCTTACACTATATATATGTAAATAATGGAGCAGCTAGCTCTGCTATGAACTCACATGGCACTACTCCTATCTTAGAACCATGTATTTGTACCTATATGTAATGCATTTTTCCTTCTTTCGGCACAAATATGTGGTGTGTTTCTCTATTTTGTCGTTTGTTTTGACTTAATGACTTTGATATATAGGCTGCTATACTTGGCGTCTTTATTAGCTGATAATTCTTATGTGTATCCAGTAAATGAGTGGGTAGTTGTTTATACtttatttgttgcttgggtgtcaTTGTCACGGAAAACGAGGTCGCGCGCGCCCCAGAATAGTTGATGCCATCGTTACTACTTCGTCGATATAATCTGATCAGAGGGAGTAGATCTCAACACTGGAATGCAGATTGCTTGCATCTCCTGATACTTTACGTGAGGGTGTCATCTCTCCCAGTCGTGAATGTTTCTTCTTCCATCAACACCACAACATCAGAGTCTGGTAGGGGCTTGGCACTGTACTGGAGGACATGAGATGTTTGCAAGTGTGGCATCTACTTGACTGTAGTCAGCAGGCAACCTGACACAAATTGGCAACCCTTCTACCTACAATATTTTTATAAAATCTAAGAAATGTATTAACCAATGTTACACATGATATACACtataaaaaatatatcattaCAAAGTTTAGATGTtatgctttctaatgatataatttttatagtctAAATTTTATATTATATTGGTCAAATTAACGATTTTGGGAGAGTATTATATTAGCGGTTAATTTTATCGTTGTTATACAAAATAAATATTCGCACGAgatctacggggtcgtgcgccaaggcgcacatctaaatctagttcctTATAGACCTAAGACAGGTGGGATACCTCCTACCACAGCCACGCCTACAACATCTTCAGGAGTAATTGTCGGAATTTTTGATTACGGATGTCATACCTGAAAACGGAGAATACTATTACCCGTTTAACACTTTGTAATTCAATGATCTCCATGTAATAGAATAGATGCATCAACATGTATGATCGTCGAGCTTCCAAGGCTACCAATTATATTTTTATATGTGTGTGGTCGTAAGAGaaaatatgttatatttattCATCAACGTGTGTAGTATATATGTATTACCGTAGAATATGTaatgaaaaacaattaaatgaaataaaaaaacaCAAAATACAGGTGCTAGAACCATAATCCCTGGCGtggactttagtcccggttcgtaagccaatcgggactaaaggtccgcCAGCCAGAGTGATCCGTCGCTGCCACGTGTATgacttttagtcccggtttgtaagccaaccaggactaaaggttagGGCTTTAGTCCTGCTTTGGCAGTCCCGGATggtaaaccgggactaaagcctctTCCG includes these proteins:
- the LOC124677665 gene encoding uncharacterized protein LOC124677665; this translates as MHVRNYSLCRPEHEVIALQFKRILFRIEVRSPAIGEAIALGAAVDYLSQFGMLRIHEYEESGNNLYGSASLRFFIQKELGMYLYETYPCETRYEFNEANQFLGYYGLDEDELIR